The stretch of DNA CCGCCTCTTTGCGGAAGCCCAAGCATCGGGCGACGTTCCGACGACTGCAGAAGGAATAGCTCAGCTGGAACAGACACTTGGGGCGCAGGCAATGCTGGAAGGGATCAATTTCTCATTCTTCATTTCCACGATCGTCACGATCGTCGCCCTCGTGCTCACCTTCTTTGTGAAGCGGGTATTGCCACCACAATATGAAAGCTCGGCAGCTTCCGGACAACAAGCGGCTGATACAAATAAATGAATGTAAATAATCTCCGTACGGGTATAATACCGAGTACGGAGTTTTTTTGCTTTGAAGGAAATTTTAGAACTTTCACGAATATGGAGTAAAGGAGCTCAAATGGAATGACGAGTGTAAATTGATAAGGGATGTGAGTCGGATGATAGGTCGGAATGATCCATGTCCATGCGGAAGCGGGAAAAAGTTCAAAAAATGTTGCTCCCTTAAGGAGTCGGATCCGGTCGAAACCCTTACCGGGGAAGAGCTGAACCGGATTATTGCAAGTGTCTACGAACACCCTCCTACTGCCACGGATAGGGCGGATTTCGAGAAGTACAGAAGACAATGGTTGAGCCGATTGGAAAAGTCTTGGGGAAGGGAAGAGATTGAAGAGGCGGTCAGCGAATATTTCCTTTTCATCGCACGGTCGGATATATGGAAGCGTCATTTGGTCCGGACATCGAACAGCCCCATCCGGGAAACAGTCCGTTCCGTTCTGGATGTTTGGAAAAATCCGTTCGTCCTGTTTGGGAAAGTGATCGGGGAGCAGGAAGGTTTTCTAGTGGTGGAAGAAATCCTTGGAAACGATATGCACTTCTTGGATAAAGAGCCGGATATGCCATTCAATGACCTGACGGGAGACATCCTCGTCTTCGGTGTCGTCTTGCCGGATAACCGTAAAATCGAGAATGGGATTCATGTCATTTCCTCATTGGTGTTCCTGCGGGATCAGATTGAAGTGATTCGCAATGAAATCATATCCTTGGCAGAGAAGAGCGGCTATGAAACGAGTTTGGAGTTTTACAAGGAGCATATGGTCGATGTGTATGAAATTCTGATGAGCCGGGAGTCTCTATCGGTTGAGCAAGTGACGGAATCTCTAACCCCTCTCCAACGTGAGGCAATCTTAAGGCTGGAGGAAAGGGTCGAGTCGGAAATCGGCAATCCGGAAGTGAATGCCGTTCTTAAAAACATTCTGTTGACCTATATTGTGCTGCAACAACCGAACTTCAGGAAACCGGAAATCTTATCGGCTGCCATGTTCCAAGCTGCATACGATATCGGAATCATTCCGAAAGAAACGTATACCAAATCCCGGATCGCCAAGTTATTCGGTGTCTCCACCGCTTCCATGACGAAGCATGCCGATGCGATTTTCGATTATGTCCTTGAGTCGATGACAGAAGAAGAACAAGCCGACGCGGTCATCGCGACGGAGATGGATTAAACAGGCAGAGGCACCCCTGAATCGATGCAGTATCGATCCAGGGGTTTTTCATATTTAAAAAGCGGCAGGAATATGATGATAGCTAGCGAATGGACAAGGTAGAGGGGTGTGCCTGAAATTGGAGGAGGAAGGAGCGGTTTGGAATGAAATTGACTAATTTTATCAATGGTGCATGGCAGGAGGAAAACGGCGCAGATTTTGCACCGGTGCACAACCCGGCGAACGGGCAAGAGCTGGCCAAGGTGAGGTTGTCGACGAAAGAGGACGTGGATCGGGCAGTGGCAGCTGCAAAATCGGCCCAACGGCAATGGGCGCTCGTTCCGGCTCCGAAACGGGCGGATTATCTGTACGAAATTGGCAGGC from Bacillus sp. OxB-1 encodes:
- a CDS encoding SEC-C metal-binding domain-containing protein, with the protein product MIGRNDPCPCGSGKKFKKCCSLKESDPVETLTGEELNRIIASVYEHPPTATDRADFEKYRRQWLSRLEKSWGREEIEEAVSEYFLFIARSDIWKRHLVRTSNSPIRETVRSVLDVWKNPFVLFGKVIGEQEGFLVVEEILGNDMHFLDKEPDMPFNDLTGDILVFGVVLPDNRKIENGIHVISSLVFLRDQIEVIRNEIISLAEKSGYETSLEFYKEHMVDVYEILMSRESLSVEQVTESLTPLQREAILRLEERVESEIGNPEVNAVLKNILLTYIVLQQPNFRKPEILSAAMFQAAYDIGIIPKETYTKSRIAKLFGVSTASMTKHADAIFDYVLESMTEEEQADAVIATEMD